In Amycolatopsis coloradensis, one genomic interval encodes:
- a CDS encoding MBL fold metallo-hydrolase, producing the protein MSRPAARSRIQVGRTTVTYLPDGHAWLNPAVFLPSSVPSGWAAHDAFLDERGWFPVSIGSFLIRTGDRNVLVDLGLGAADFTLPGAAEFHGGGLLGALAAEGLTPEDVDTVIYTHLHHDHVGWTTNVPPSPDGTSGPVTGLTFPAARHLVSEREWAHWSGTNDPAGPDPLAVQRPLAEVIGFFGDRDVIAPGVRILATPGHTPGHSSVVVTDPAEEDSRRVVVLGDVMHCQVQITESHWTFAFDVDPAEGVATREQLLKEIEDDRTILAGGHFAGQVFGRVLPPTMRRVWAAGEATG; encoded by the coding sequence ATGTCGAGACCCGCTGCCAGGTCACGGATCCAGGTCGGCCGCACCACGGTCACCTACCTGCCCGACGGCCACGCCTGGCTCAACCCCGCCGTTTTCCTGCCATCGAGCGTCCCGTCCGGCTGGGCGGCCCACGACGCGTTCCTCGACGAACGCGGGTGGTTCCCGGTCAGCATCGGCTCCTTCCTGATCCGCACCGGAGACCGGAACGTCCTGGTGGACCTGGGTCTCGGCGCGGCCGACTTCACCTTGCCCGGTGCCGCCGAGTTCCACGGCGGCGGCCTGCTCGGCGCCCTGGCCGCGGAGGGCCTGACACCCGAAGACGTCGACACCGTGATCTACACGCATCTGCACCATGACCACGTCGGCTGGACGACGAACGTCCCGCCCTCACCGGACGGCACGAGCGGGCCGGTGACCGGGCTGACCTTCCCGGCGGCGCGGCATCTCGTCAGTGAACGCGAATGGGCGCATTGGTCCGGCACGAACGACCCGGCCGGTCCGGATCCGCTCGCCGTCCAGCGGCCACTGGCCGAGGTGATCGGTTTCTTCGGCGACCGCGACGTCATCGCGCCAGGGGTGCGGATACTCGCCACGCCGGGGCACACGCCCGGCCACAGCAGCGTCGTGGTCACCGATCCGGCCGAGGAGGACTCCCGTCGTGTCGTCGTACTCGGCGACGTCATGCACTGCCAGGTGCAGATCACCGAAAGCCACTGGACGTTCGCGTTCGACGTCGATCCGGCGGAGGGCGTCGCCACCCGCGAGCAGCTGCTGAAGGAGATCGAGGACGACCGGACGATCCTCGCGGGCGGGCATTTCGCCGGGCAGGTGTTCGGCCGGGTCCTGCCGCCCACGATGCGCCGGGTCTGGGCCGCCGGCGAGGCCACCGGATAA
- a CDS encoding helix-turn-helix domain-containing protein, whose translation MPEPSRRRPRPGTPGQVLAWLPDGRPADVYSAPCPSRQVLDRIADKWTALIVGCLSTGTKRYSELRAAIDGVSEKMLTQTLRGLERDGMVARTVHPTVPPKVEYTLTELGHTLTAPLAVIRDWAEAHINEIIEARTRYDDVV comes from the coding sequence ATGCCGGAGCCATCCCGCCGCCGTCCCCGTCCAGGCACTCCAGGCCAGGTTCTGGCCTGGTTGCCGGACGGGCGGCCAGCCGACGTGTACAGCGCGCCATGCCCCTCACGGCAGGTGCTGGATCGCATCGCGGACAAATGGACCGCGCTGATCGTCGGCTGCCTCTCCACGGGGACGAAGCGCTACAGCGAACTGCGCGCCGCGATCGACGGTGTCAGCGAGAAGATGCTCACCCAGACCCTGCGCGGCCTCGAACGCGACGGGATGGTCGCGCGCACCGTGCATCCGACGGTGCCGCCCAAGGTCGAGTACACGTTGACCGAGCTCGGCCACACCCTCACCGCACCGTTGGCGGTGATCCGGGACTGGGCCGAAGCTCATATCAACGAGATCATCGAAGCCAGGACGCGGTACGACGACGTGGTGTAG
- a CDS encoding DUF3140 domain-containing protein encodes MTATELEKWLKTDESRRAGQHKDGGESVGHESGRRIVTMLRTKKAELSEKDEQHMRKVVGYVHRHLAQRPSGDVENTTWRYSLMNWGHDPCK; translated from the coding sequence ATGACCGCGACGGAACTCGAGAAGTGGCTGAAGACCGACGAGTCCCGCCGGGCGGGGCAGCACAAGGACGGAGGCGAGTCGGTCGGCCACGAGTCAGGCCGCCGGATCGTCACGATGCTGCGCACCAAGAAGGCGGAACTCTCCGAAAAGGACGAACAGCACATGCGCAAGGTGGTCGGCTACGTGCACCGGCACCTCGCGCAGCGACCGTCCGGCGACGTCGAGAACACGACCTGGCGGTATTCGCTGATGAACTGGGGGCACGACCCCTGCAAGTAG
- a CDS encoding DUF2945 domain-containing protein, with the protein MTERFRKGDKVRWNSHGGHAEGEVLKEITSDTEAGGRTVRASKEEPQYLVRSDKSGGEAVHKPEALEKL; encoded by the coding sequence ATGACCGAGCGATTCCGCAAAGGCGACAAGGTCCGCTGGAACAGTCACGGCGGGCACGCCGAAGGTGAAGTCCTGAAGGAGATCACCTCCGACACCGAGGCGGGCGGCCGCACCGTCCGCGCGTCCAAGGAGGAGCCGCAGTACCTGGTGCGCAGTGACAAGAGCGGTGGCGAAGCGGTGCACAAGCCCGAGGCACTGGAGAAGCTGTGA
- a CDS encoding MSMEG_6728 family protein, which produces MQTFLPFADFRASASVLDQRRLGKQRVETIQVLRALTVPGYGWRHHPAAAMWAGYEEALVRYGFDICEVWCETGRQDTCRETLRLDLLRTTGLDRIRAQDRLAEAKELPPWLGDPDFHRSHQSALVRKQPEHYRASFPDVPDDLPYVWPASDRPRREGVR; this is translated from the coding sequence GTGCAGACGTTTCTCCCGTTCGCCGACTTCCGGGCCTCCGCTTCCGTCCTCGACCAGCGGAGGCTCGGAAAGCAGCGGGTCGAGACGATCCAGGTGCTGCGCGCGCTGACGGTGCCGGGGTACGGCTGGCGGCACCATCCGGCCGCGGCGATGTGGGCGGGCTACGAGGAAGCGCTCGTCCGGTACGGCTTCGACATCTGCGAGGTCTGGTGCGAGACCGGCCGCCAGGACACCTGCCGCGAAACACTGCGGCTGGATCTGCTCCGCACCACCGGACTGGACCGGATCCGCGCCCAGGACCGGCTCGCGGAGGCGAAAGAGCTTCCGCCCTGGCTCGGCGACCCGGACTTCCACCGCAGCCACCAGTCCGCGCTCGTCCGCAAACAACCCGAGCACTACCGCGCGAGTTTCCCGGACGTCCCCGACGACCTGCCCTACGTCTGGCCCGCGTCGGACCGTCCACGACGAGAAGGAGTGCGATGA
- a CDS encoding glutaminase: MDLAALLDRIADDVAPEIGRGSVADYIPALARVDPGRFGMAVAEVDGGVHGVGDWETPFSIQSMSKVFTLALALSHGDGVWERVGREPSGNPFNSLVQLENEDGIPRNPFINAGALVVTDELAHHGDAAETLLRFLRDESGRADIGIDAEVAASEAAHADRNRALAYFMASYRNMRHPVPAVLDQYVRQCSIAMNCGDVARAAVFLARHGVRNDGSRLLERSAAKRVNAVMLTCGTYDAAGEFAYRVGLPGKSGVGGGIVAIVPGRCSICVWSPGLDPRGNSVAGVAALDRFTTLTGWSIF, from the coding sequence GTGGACCTCGCAGCGCTGCTGGACCGGATCGCCGACGACGTCGCGCCGGAGATCGGCCGCGGCTCCGTCGCGGACTACATCCCCGCCCTGGCCAGGGTCGACCCCGGACGGTTCGGCATGGCGGTGGCCGAAGTGGACGGTGGGGTGCACGGCGTCGGCGACTGGGAGACGCCGTTCTCCATCCAGAGCATGTCGAAGGTCTTCACCCTGGCGCTCGCGCTCTCCCACGGCGACGGGGTGTGGGAACGGGTGGGCCGCGAGCCGTCCGGCAACCCGTTCAACTCGCTGGTCCAGCTCGAGAACGAGGACGGGATCCCCCGCAATCCCTTCATCAACGCCGGCGCGCTCGTGGTGACCGACGAACTGGCGCACCACGGCGACGCGGCGGAGACACTGCTTCGGTTCCTCCGCGACGAAAGCGGCCGCGCGGACATCGGGATCGACGCCGAGGTGGCCGCGTCGGAGGCCGCCCACGCCGACCGCAATCGCGCGCTCGCGTATTTCATGGCGTCGTACCGGAACATGCGTCATCCGGTGCCCGCGGTCCTCGATCAGTACGTGCGTCAGTGCTCGATCGCGATGAACTGCGGCGACGTCGCGCGCGCGGCGGTGTTCCTCGCGCGCCACGGCGTGCGCAACGACGGCTCCCGGCTGCTCGAGCGGAGCGCGGCCAAGCGGGTCAACGCGGTGATGCTGACTTGCGGCACCTACGACGCCGCGGGCGAATTCGCCTATCGTGTCGGGCTTCCCGGCAAAAGCGGGGTCGGCGGCGGCATCGTCGCGATCGTCCCCGGCCGGTGCTCGATCTGCGTGTGGAGCCCGGGACTGGACCCCCGCGGCAACTCCGTCGCGGGTGTCGCGGCGCTGGACCGGTTCACCACCCTGACCGGCTGGTCGATCTTCTGA
- a CDS encoding amino acid permease translates to MDSSLLTEKGESYSKALGNRQVQMIAIGGAIGVGLFLGAGGKLHQVGPSLVLSYALCGIAAYFVMRALGELVLHEPTSGSFVTYARKFIGPWAGFASGWMYWVNWAMTGIAEITAVAIYVHKWLPDVPQWITALVALGVLILVNLLSVKLFGELEFWFSVVKVLAIVVFLVTAAGLVLTSADIGGTTAGVHNLTAHNGFFPAGIGIALMTLQAVIFAYSAIEVVGIAAGETKDARKVLPKAINGVVWRIGVFYVGSVLLLAMLLPWPFYNGGESPFVTVFSRLGIPGIGDVMNAVVLTAALSSCNSGLYSTGRILRALADKGEAPKFVGRMSGRHVPYGGILFTSGAYVLGVVLNYLVPKDAFDIAIAIASLGVITTWATLIFCQMRLRQAALRGELERPSYRMPWAPYSGWATLGFLALVVVLMGFSDGAEKIAFYSIPVLVVVLAVGWRIVGKRQRQEVR, encoded by the coding sequence ATGGATTCCTCGCTGCTCACCGAAAAAGGTGAAAGCTACTCAAAAGCACTGGGCAACCGCCAAGTGCAGATGATCGCCATCGGCGGCGCGATCGGCGTCGGGCTGTTCCTCGGTGCCGGTGGCAAGCTCCACCAGGTCGGGCCATCGCTGGTCCTGTCGTACGCGCTCTGCGGTATCGCCGCGTACTTCGTGATGCGCGCTCTCGGTGAGCTCGTGCTGCACGAGCCGACTTCCGGCAGTTTCGTCACCTACGCCCGCAAGTTCATCGGGCCGTGGGCGGGTTTCGCCTCCGGCTGGATGTACTGGGTGAACTGGGCGATGACGGGGATCGCGGAGATCACCGCGGTGGCCATCTACGTGCACAAGTGGCTGCCCGACGTGCCGCAGTGGATCACCGCCCTGGTCGCGCTCGGTGTGCTGATCCTGGTGAACCTGCTTTCGGTGAAACTGTTCGGCGAGCTGGAATTCTGGTTCTCGGTGGTCAAGGTGCTGGCCATCGTGGTCTTCCTGGTCACCGCGGCCGGCCTGGTGCTCACCAGCGCCGACATCGGCGGCACCACGGCGGGCGTGCACAACCTGACCGCCCACAATGGATTCTTCCCGGCAGGCATCGGCATCGCGCTGATGACCCTGCAGGCGGTCATCTTCGCGTACTCGGCGATCGAGGTCGTCGGTATCGCCGCCGGCGAGACCAAGGACGCCCGCAAGGTGCTGCCGAAGGCCATCAACGGGGTCGTCTGGCGGATCGGCGTGTTCTACGTGGGATCCGTTCTGCTGCTGGCGATGCTCCTGCCGTGGCCCTTCTACAACGGCGGCGAGAGCCCGTTCGTCACCGTGTTCAGCAGGCTCGGGATCCCGGGCATCGGCGACGTGATGAACGCGGTCGTGCTCACCGCCGCGCTGTCGAGCTGCAACTCCGGGCTCTATTCGACCGGCCGCATCCTGCGGGCGCTCGCGGACAAGGGCGAGGCGCCGAAGTTCGTCGGCCGGATGAGCGGCCGCCACGTGCCCTACGGCGGCATCCTGTTCACTTCCGGCGCGTACGTGCTGGGCGTGGTGCTCAACTACCTGGTCCCGAAGGACGCCTTCGACATCGCGATCGCGATCGCCTCGCTCGGCGTGATCACCACCTGGGCGACGCTGATCTTCTGCCAGATGCGGCTGCGTCAGGCGGCGCTGCGCGGAGAGCTGGAAAGGCCGTCCTACCGGATGCCTTGGGCGCCCTACAGCGGCTGGGCGACGCTGGGCTTCCTCGCGCTGGTGGTCGTCCTGATGGGCTTCTCCGACGGCGCCGAGAAGATCGCGTTCTACTCGATCCCGGTGCTGGTCGTGGTACTGGCGGTCGGCTGGCGGATCGTCGGGAAACGACAGCGGCAAGAGGTGCGCTGA
- a CDS encoding CoA-acylating methylmalonate-semialdehyde dehydrogenase, with protein MKTIDHWINGAATTAGSTRTAPVYNPAAGRPQAEVLLAEPSAVDTAVAAAGKAFESWGDSSLSQRTKVMFAFRELLVKHEDELARIISAEHGKVIDDARGEIVRGREIVEYACGIADALKGGFSDQVSRDVDVHDFRQPLGVVAGITPFNFPIMVPLWMHPIAIAAGNTFVLKPSERVPSASRLVAELYAEAGLPDGVFTVVNGDKVAVDAILEHPDIAAVSFVGSTPIAKYVHERATATGKRVQALGGAKNHAVVLPDADLEYAANHLTAAAFGSAGQRCMAISIAVAVGSAGDGLVEILERKAAEIKVGPGHEAGNDMGPVVTEAARQRVVDSVALGAEQGATVVVDGRDLKVAGHEEGFFVGPSLLDHVTTEMAAYRDEIFGPVLGIVRVSTLDEAIALINANPYGNGTAVFTGSGEAARRFQREVKVGMIGVNVPIPVPMSYYSFGGWKDSLIGDSPIHGPAGVRFYTRAKVVTTRWPHSAAGFHFPTSS; from the coding sequence GTGAAGACCATCGACCACTGGATCAACGGCGCCGCGACCACGGCCGGCTCCACCCGCACGGCCCCGGTGTACAATCCCGCCGCGGGACGGCCACAGGCGGAGGTACTCCTCGCGGAACCGTCCGCTGTGGACACCGCGGTGGCCGCCGCGGGGAAGGCGTTCGAGTCGTGGGGTGATTCGTCGCTGTCACAGCGGACGAAGGTGATGTTCGCCTTCCGCGAGCTGCTGGTGAAGCACGAGGACGAACTCGCCCGGATCATCTCCGCCGAGCACGGCAAGGTGATCGACGACGCGCGCGGCGAGATCGTCCGCGGGCGCGAGATCGTCGAGTACGCCTGCGGGATCGCCGACGCGCTGAAGGGCGGCTTCTCCGACCAGGTCTCGCGGGACGTGGACGTGCACGACTTCCGGCAGCCGCTCGGCGTCGTCGCCGGGATCACGCCGTTCAACTTCCCGATCATGGTGCCGTTGTGGATGCACCCGATCGCCATCGCGGCGGGCAACACGTTCGTCCTCAAGCCCAGCGAGCGGGTCCCGTCCGCGTCCCGGCTGGTCGCCGAGCTGTACGCGGAGGCGGGGCTTCCGGACGGCGTCTTCACCGTGGTCAACGGGGACAAGGTCGCGGTCGACGCGATTTTGGAGCATCCCGATATCGCCGCAGTGTCGTTCGTCGGGTCGACCCCGATCGCCAAGTACGTCCACGAACGCGCGACGGCCACCGGCAAACGCGTGCAGGCGCTGGGCGGGGCCAAGAACCATGCCGTCGTCCTGCCCGACGCCGATCTGGAGTACGCCGCGAACCATCTGACGGCCGCCGCGTTCGGTTCCGCCGGGCAGCGCTGCATGGCGATCTCCATCGCCGTCGCCGTGGGTTCGGCGGGCGACGGGCTGGTCGAGATCCTCGAGCGCAAGGCCGCCGAGATCAAGGTCGGCCCCGGGCACGAGGCGGGCAACGACATGGGCCCGGTGGTCACGGAGGCCGCGCGGCAGCGGGTGGTCGACTCCGTCGCCCTCGGTGCGGAGCAGGGCGCGACCGTGGTGGTCGACGGCCGGGACCTCAAGGTCGCCGGGCACGAAGAGGGTTTCTTCGTCGGACCGTCCCTTTTGGACCATGTGACCACCGAGATGGCCGCCTACCGCGACGAGATCTTCGGGCCGGTGCTCGGCATCGTGCGAGTGTCCACTCTGGACGAGGCGATCGCGCTGATCAACGCGAACCCGTACGGCAACGGGACCGCGGTCTTCACCGGCAGCGGCGAGGCCGCGCGGCGGTTCCAGCGCGAGGTGAAGGTCGGGATGATCGGGGTGAACGTGCCCATCCCGGTGCCGATGTCGTACTACTCCTTCGGCGGCTGGAAGGACTCCCTCATCGGGGACAGCCCGATCCACGGCCCGGCGGGCGTCCGGTTCTACACGCGGGCGAAGGTCGTCACGACACGCTGGCCGCACTCCGCCGCCGGTTTCCACTTCCCGACCTCCAGCTGA
- a CDS encoding Cgl0159 family (beta/alpha)8-fold protein, which yields MSDTVRRIVTARVRDPGAVAVAAATRVRAKSPFNDKGRTMIIAADHPARGANGVGSDPLAMADRGELLDRLGLALERPGVTGVLATPDILDDLLLLGALDGKTVIGSMNRTGLAGSSFEIDDRFACYDAETIERMRFDGGKTLTRICLTDPATPSVLENTAKAVNDLADRKLIALVEPFLADWVDGRLRTDLSPDSVIRSITIASALGRSSAYTWLKLPVVKDMERVLAASTLPAVLLGGEVKDPDAAFAAWQRALALPTVQGLVVGRSLLYPHDGDVAKAVDTAVGLL from the coding sequence TTGTCGGACACAGTGCGCCGGATTGTCACCGCGCGGGTGCGCGATCCGGGGGCCGTCGCGGTGGCCGCCGCGACCCGCGTCCGGGCGAAGTCGCCCTTCAACGACAAGGGCCGCACGATGATCATCGCCGCGGACCATCCGGCTCGCGGCGCGAACGGAGTCGGCTCCGACCCGCTCGCGATGGCCGACCGCGGCGAACTGCTCGACCGCCTCGGCCTGGCGCTGGAACGTCCCGGGGTCACCGGCGTGCTGGCGACGCCGGACATCCTCGACGACCTGCTGCTCCTCGGCGCCCTCGACGGCAAGACCGTCATCGGCTCGATGAACCGCACCGGACTCGCGGGATCGAGTTTCGAGATCGACGACCGGTTCGCCTGCTACGACGCCGAAACGATCGAGCGGATGCGGTTCGACGGCGGCAAGACGCTCACCAGGATCTGCCTGACCGACCCGGCGACGCCGAGCGTCCTCGAGAACACCGCGAAGGCGGTCAACGACCTGGCCGACCGGAAACTGATCGCGCTGGTCGAGCCGTTCCTCGCGGACTGGGTCGACGGGCGGCTCCGCACCGACCTCTCCCCCGACTCCGTGATCCGCTCGATCACGATCGCCTCCGCCCTCGGCCGCTCGTCGGCCTATACGTGGCTGAAACTCCCGGTGGTGAAGGACATGGAGCGCGTGCTGGCCGCCTCGACGTTGCCCGCCGTCCTGCTGGGCGGCGAGGTCAAGGATCCCGACGCCGCGTTCGCCGCCTGGCAACGCGCGCTCGCGCTGCCGACCGTGCAAGGGCTCGTGGTCGGCCGGTCCCTGCTCTACCCGCACGACGGCGACGTCGCCAAGGCCGTCGACACGGCCGTCGGACTGCTGTGA
- a CDS encoding GntR family transcriptional regulator has protein sequence MKPWAPGEIVVDPNGPEPLYSQVARQIGAAIEDGRLPNGARLDNELDLAARLHLSRPTIRQAIQSLVNQGLLVRKRGVGTQVVRTKVARPLRLSSLFDDLSELGDKPESVVLVNRIEPAGDDAIEHLETPGLTHVRRLKRVRSTGGEPLAIMNNYLPDGLIAPADDELRDQGLYQLLRSAGVRLHAAQQNVGARQATEEDAELLDEEPGAALLTMRRTTYDDSGKVVEYGWHVYRASRYSFNLSLTNNV, from the coding sequence ATGAAACCCTGGGCGCCCGGCGAGATCGTGGTGGATCCGAACGGTCCGGAGCCGCTGTATTCGCAGGTCGCCCGGCAGATCGGCGCCGCCATCGAAGACGGCAGGCTGCCGAACGGCGCCAGGCTCGACAACGAGCTCGATCTGGCCGCGCGCCTGCACCTGTCGCGGCCGACCATCCGCCAAGCGATCCAGTCACTGGTCAACCAGGGGTTGCTCGTCCGCAAGCGCGGTGTCGGCACGCAGGTCGTGCGCACGAAGGTCGCGCGGCCGCTCCGGCTGAGCAGCCTCTTCGACGACCTCAGCGAACTCGGCGACAAGCCGGAGTCCGTCGTCCTCGTCAACCGGATCGAACCCGCGGGCGACGACGCGATCGAGCATCTCGAGACGCCGGGCCTGACCCACGTCCGGCGGCTGAAGCGGGTGCGTTCGACGGGCGGCGAGCCGCTGGCGATCATGAACAACTACCTGCCTGACGGCCTGATCGCCCCGGCCGACGACGAACTGCGGGACCAGGGCCTCTACCAGCTACTGCGCTCGGCCGGTGTCCGTCTGCACGCCGCCCAGCAGAACGTGGGGGCCCGGCAGGCGACCGAGGAGGACGCCGAACTGCTGGACGAGGAGCCGGGCGCGGCCCTGCTCACCATGCGCCGCACCACTTACGACGACTCGGGCAAGGTCGTGGAGTACGGATGGCACGTCTACCGCGCGTCGCGCTACTCGTTCAACCTCTCACTGACCAACAACGTCTGA
- a CDS encoding APC family permease: MSRDDTSLAKNVLGVPGIVFLVLAAVAPLTGMIVIAAIGIAVGNGGGMVAAFLLATVVLLLFAVGYAQMSRVLTSAGGFYAFVVKGLGRTPGLVAGFVAMLGYNCFVAGAIGTSGFFTSTAIDDVFGLKLDWLFWSALSVVLVLLLSRRGIAVSAKVLGVSLILEVSILLIMDFSVLFRHGFSFAAFSPSVVFQGAGGLALLFAANAFIGFEATALFGEEAKDPQRTIPRATYIAIGFIGVFAAFTTWAVVSAIGAEQAQDVAAAHLSSGDLVLSVAQEYLGGPLTKVMLLLLVVSLFAALLALHNSATRYLYALGRVGVLPRLLGKTSPRNGAPRYASIAQSVFGSLVALTFRLAGLDPVADLTASMTGFGTLGILTLQLFAAVAILVYFRRTWDRRVTKTLIAPGLGAVGLGLIVTLAILNFPTLAGSSNGVVPHLPWLLLVVALAGLALAGWLRRFRPSVYAALETDLEREPSDVVGQ, from the coding sequence ATGAGCCGAGACGACACGTCGCTCGCCAAGAACGTCCTGGGCGTGCCGGGCATCGTCTTCCTCGTGCTCGCCGCGGTCGCGCCCTTGACCGGGATGATCGTGATCGCGGCCATCGGCATCGCGGTCGGGAACGGCGGCGGCATGGTCGCGGCGTTCCTGCTGGCGACGGTCGTTCTGCTGCTGTTCGCCGTCGGCTACGCGCAGATGTCGCGGGTGCTCACCAGCGCGGGCGGCTTCTACGCCTTCGTGGTCAAAGGACTGGGCAGGACGCCGGGTCTCGTCGCCGGGTTCGTCGCGATGCTCGGCTACAACTGTTTCGTCGCGGGCGCGATCGGCACGAGCGGGTTCTTCACCTCCACGGCGATCGACGACGTCTTCGGCCTGAAACTCGATTGGCTGTTCTGGAGCGCGCTTTCGGTCGTGCTGGTCCTCCTGCTCAGCCGCCGGGGAATCGCGGTCAGCGCGAAAGTGCTGGGTGTCTCGCTGATCCTCGAAGTGTCGATCCTGCTGATCATGGACTTCAGCGTGCTGTTCCGGCACGGCTTCTCGTTCGCCGCGTTCAGCCCGTCCGTGGTGTTCCAGGGGGCGGGCGGCCTGGCGTTGTTGTTCGCCGCCAACGCTTTCATCGGGTTCGAGGCGACGGCGCTGTTCGGCGAGGAGGCCAAGGATCCCCAGCGGACGATCCCGCGGGCGACCTACATCGCGATCGGGTTCATCGGGGTGTTCGCCGCGTTCACGACCTGGGCCGTGGTCAGCGCGATCGGCGCCGAGCAGGCGCAGGACGTGGCCGCCGCGCACTTGTCGAGCGGGGACCTCGTGCTGTCGGTCGCGCAGGAGTATCTCGGCGGCCCGTTGACGAAGGTGATGTTGCTGCTTCTGGTGGTCAGCCTGTTCGCCGCGCTGCTGGCGCTGCACAATTCGGCCACCCGCTATCTGTACGCGCTGGGCCGGGTCGGCGTGCTGCCACGGCTGCTGGGCAAGACCAGCCCGCGCAACGGCGCGCCGCGCTACGCCTCGATCGCCCAGTCGGTCTTCGGTTCGTTGGTGGCGCTGACGTTCCGGCTCGCCGGGCTCGACCCGGTCGCCGATCTCACCGCGAGCATGACCGGCTTCGGCACGCTCGGGATCCTCACCCTGCAGTTGTTCGCGGCGGTGGCGATTCTGGTCTACTTCCGCCGGACGTGGGATCGCCGGGTCACGAAGACGCTGATCGCCCCCGGACTGGGCGCGGTGGGACTCGGGCTGATCGTGACCCTGGCGATCCTCAACTTCCCGACGCTCGCCGGGTCCAGCAACGGCGTCGTCCCGCACCTGCCGTGGCTGCTCCTGGTGGTCGCGCTGGCGGGGCTCGCGCTCGCCGGCTGGCTGCGGCGGTTCCGTCCTTCGGTGTACGCGGCCTTGGAGACCGACCTGGAACGCGAACCGTCAGACGTTGTTGGTCAGTGA
- a CDS encoding MoaF C-terminal domain-containing protein, with product MQLDVRFFPVTGTHPLSTDLVGLRANFHYGSGNVLEQHYADRTTMIWTGVSGDFAGVRQKEATLRVFETGPAQYFVTWYETGTVATAAHGEVFDGGYPIAVIADFGRLVATAAYTNPREDGGQYFLVDQATIEILDKPHGWPSFPEPRS from the coding sequence GTGCAACTCGACGTCCGCTTCTTCCCCGTGACCGGGACCCATCCGCTCAGCACCGACCTCGTCGGGCTCCGCGCGAACTTCCACTACGGCTCCGGGAACGTGCTGGAGCAGCACTACGCGGACCGGACGACCATGATCTGGACCGGCGTGTCCGGTGATTTCGCCGGCGTCCGGCAGAAGGAGGCGACACTGCGCGTCTTCGAAACCGGCCCGGCGCAGTATTTCGTCACCTGGTACGAGACCGGGACCGTCGCGACCGCCGCGCACGGCGAAGTCTTCGACGGTGGCTATCCCATCGCGGTGATAGCCGACTTCGGCCGTCTGGTCGCGACCGCCGCCTACACGAATCCTCGCGAGGACGGTGGGCAGTATTTCCTGGTCGATCAGGCGACGATCGAAATCCTGGACAAGCCGCACGGATGGCCTTCCTTTCCCGAACCACGGTCGTGA
- a CDS encoding carboxymuconolactone decarboxylase family protein encodes MEPRVNLFENEVILKYVKRLGAANRPIEESSLPHATQELVKLRASQINGCGFCTDMHSKDAAHAGETSVRLNLVAAWREANVFTEAERAALALTEEGTRIADAHHGVSDETWAQVRKHYDDEQIGALIALVATINAYNRLNVIARTPAGDYQPGMFD; translated from the coding sequence ATGGAACCGCGCGTCAACCTGTTCGAGAACGAAGTCATCCTCAAGTACGTCAAGCGTCTCGGCGCCGCGAACCGTCCGATCGAGGAATCCTCGCTGCCGCACGCGACCCAGGAACTGGTGAAGCTGCGCGCCAGCCAGATCAACGGCTGCGGCTTCTGCACCGACATGCACAGCAAGGACGCCGCGCACGCCGGCGAGACCTCGGTGCGGCTCAACCTGGTCGCAGCCTGGCGGGAAGCGAACGTCTTCACCGAGGCGGAGCGGGCGGCCTTGGCGCTCACCGAGGAGGGCACCCGCATCGCCGACGCGCACCACGGTGTCAGCGACGAGACCTGGGCGCAGGTGCGCAAGCATTACGACGACGAGCAGATCGGTGCCCTGATCGCGCTGGTCGCCACGATCAACGCGTACAACCGGCTCAACGTCATCGCCCGGACGCCGGCGGGCGACTACCAGCCCGGCATGTTCGACTGA